The genomic interval TGAATTCAACGAGCTTGCACAAATGGCAGCAGAGCTATGTAATGTCAAAATCGCCCTCATTTCTCTAATCGATCAAGAACGTCAATGGTTTAAAGCTTCCGTTGGGCTAGATGTGAAGGAAACGCCGAGGGATATTTCCTTTTGTGGCCATGCCATCCATAATGACCAGATTTTTGAAATTCCCGATGCCAAACAAGATGACCGCTTCGCTGACAATCCCCTCGTCACGGCAGATCCCCACATTCGTTTCTATGCCGGAAAACCTTTACAAGCCTTTGATGGCAGTAAACTAGGAACGCTTTGCATCATTGATCCAGAGCCTCGCGTTTTAACGGATCGAGAACGTCGAATTCTTAGCTTTTTAGGCCGGCAGGTGGAAAAACAACTGGCATTGCGACTCCATTTACGCCAGTCAAAACAGAGTCTCCAACTGATTCAGGCACAGGCACAACGGCTAGAAGAAAAGACTAAAATTCAAAACCAGCTCATTTCTGTCCTTGCCCACGATCTGCGTAGTCCCATCGCCTCCCTTGAAGGTCTCGTCGATGCCTTTGACCAAGAATTTTTGAGTCAAGATCAGACGGTGGCGCTCATCAGAGAACTACGTCCAGAATTGACCCACACCTCTAACCAACTCAATCAGGTTTTGCAGTGGGTTCAAC from [Limnothrix rosea] IAM M-220 carries:
- a CDS encoding GAF domain-containing sensor histidine kinase, producing MLAPEPLPKELKRLAALFRYDILDTPEESEFNELAQMAAELCNVKIALISLIDQERQWFKASVGLDVKETPRDISFCGHAIHNDQIFEIPDAKQDDRFADNPLVTADPHIRFYAGKPLQAFDGSKLGTLCIIDPEPRVLTDRERRILSFLGRQVEKQLALRLHLRQSKQSLQLIQAQAQRLEEKTKIQNQLISVLAHDLRSPIASLEGLVDAFDQEFLSQDQTVALIRELRPELTHTSNQLNQVLQWVQQQLNADAAELQPFSIGAIAQDSLYWVKQRATEKQIILAQDIEENLYALGQPELVHIIWRNLLSNAIKYSSPKDTVTLFAHRDQQEIILGVKDQGLGMTPQILESLRNHQRQAPKLGTANEQGTGLGLILCQTYLQKMNSQLDIKSEVSIGSTFSFRLAADPDNGNRDLQQ